The following proteins are co-located in the Sardina pilchardus chromosome 24, fSarPil1.1, whole genome shotgun sequence genome:
- the LOC134073031 gene encoding testis-specific serine/threonine-protein kinase 5-like isoform X2 → MFHTLKRVYLVLELALRGDLLEHINAVSHSKGTPGLSEEEARGIFQQIVGAVKHCHSNHIVHRDLKCENILLDAGGFVKLTDFGFANSYRDKHVLMSTFCGSVAYTAPEILMSHKYIGEMADLWSLGVILYAMVTGKLPYQEKNPRKLVQLFRKELPFHTPVSSACQDLIVRLLQWQPSARLPLDQVSRHPWMSPPSTTDLPCKLRATKSDITDRNKTPENKFRNASPAAKAGSTCRSGPGTPIPGTTPFTRSNTALAEGPRRVPGGRRLGASSADGRRPLPKREDRGEEPAAVAAAAASGTESPYRLLLRPTVDQVSNPNQLFFTRPPPRPPMVAKPFHNLPNFRKPGHMPPHELGNHKQLYKPSEKLPQSKRPPRTPMKIPTMGF, encoded by the exons ATGTTCCACACACTGAAGCGCGTGTATCTGGTGCTGGAGCTGGCTCTGCGCGGAGACCTGCTGGAGCACATCAACGCCGTGTCCCACAGCAAGGGCACCCCAGGCCTGTCGGAGGAGGAGGCCCGCGGCATCTTCCAGCAGATAGTCGGCGCCGTCAAGCACTGCCACAGTAACCACATCGTGCACAG AGACCTGAAATGTGAAAATATCCTTCTGGATGCGGGAGGCTTTGTCAAGCTGacag ATTTTGGCTTTGCAAACAGCTACAGAGACAAGCACGTGTTGATGAGCACATTCTGTGGCTCCGTGGCCTACACTGCTCCAGAGATCCTGATGTCCCACAAGTACATTGGAGAGATGGCTGACCTGTGGAGCTT AGGAGTGATTCTGTATGCAATGGTAACCGGGAAGCTACCATACCAAGAGAAGAACCCCAGGAAACTGGTTCAGCTGTTCAGGAAGGAGTTGCCTTTCCACACACCTGTCTCCTCAG CCTGTCAGGACCTGATCGTGAGACTGCTGCAGTGGCAGCCCTCAGCCCGGCTGCCTCTTGACCAGGTCAGCCGGCACCCGTGGATGTCTCCCCCTTCCACGACTGACCTTCCCTGCAAGCTGCGTGCCACAAAGAGTGACATCACGGACAGGAACAAGACTCCGGAGAACAAGTTCCGGAATG CGTCTCCCGCAGCCAAGGCAGGCAGCACTTGCCGGTCGGGACCTGGCACACCGATCCCCGGGACCACGCCTTTCACGCGGAGCAACACCGCCCTCGCCGAGGGGCCCCGGAGGGTCCCGGGCGGCCGCCGTCTGGGGGCCAGCAGCGCAGACGGCCGTCGGCCCCTGCCGAAGAGAGAGGACCGGGGAGAGGAgccggcggcggtggcggcggcggcggccagcGGCACGGAAAGCCCCTACCGTCTCCTGCTGAGGCCCACGGTGGACCAGGTCAGCAACCCCAACCAGCTCTTCTTCACCCGGCCGCCGCCGAGGCCGCCCATGGTGGCCAAGCCCTTCCACAATCTGCCCAACTTCCGCAAGCCCGGCCACATGCCTCCCCACGAGCTCGGCAATCACAAGCAGCTGTACAAGCCCTCGGAGAAGCTGCCTCAGAGCAAGAGGCCGCCCCGAACTCCCATGAAAATCCCCACTATGGGATTCTAG
- the LOC134073031 gene encoding testis-specific serine/threonine-protein kinase 5-like isoform X1: protein MRSTKVRETRPSLQEKAYECRQNGYLLSSKRIGTGAFSKVYLGYATPGKICQNYKLSNDLRIKNHNMVAIKIISINHALPEYSKKFLHREIHALNATYRHPSVIQLYDMFHTLKRVYLVLELALRGDLLEHINAVSHSKGTPGLSEEEARGIFQQIVGAVKHCHSNHIVHRDLKCENILLDAGGFVKLTDFGFANSYRDKHVLMSTFCGSVAYTAPEILMSHKYIGEMADLWSLGVILYAMVTGKLPYQEKNPRKLVQLFRKELPFHTPVSSACQDLIVRLLQWQPSARLPLDQVSRHPWMSPPSTTDLPCKLRATKSDITDRNKTPENKFRNASPAAKAGSTCRSGPGTPIPGTTPFTRSNTALAEGPRRVPGGRRLGASSADGRRPLPKREDRGEEPAAVAAAAASGTESPYRLLLRPTVDQVSNPNQLFFTRPPPRPPMVAKPFHNLPNFRKPGHMPPHELGNHKQLYKPSEKLPQSKRPPRTPMKIPTMGF from the exons ATGCGGAGTACAAAGGTGAGGGAAACAAGACCGTCCTTGCAGGAGAAAGCCTACGAGTGCAGACAGAATGGTTATCTGCTCTCCTCAAAGAGAATCGGGACGGGTGCCTTCTCCAAAGTTTACTTGGGATATGCAACTCCAGGCAAGATCTGTCAAAACTATAAGCTCTCCAATGACCTCAGGATCAAAAACCACAACATG GTGGCTATCAAGATAATCTCCATAAACCATGCACTGCCTGAGTACTCAAAAAAGTTTCTTCACAGAGAAATCCACGCATTGAATGCTACATACCGACACCCCAGTGTG ATCCAGCTGTATGACATGTTCCACACACTGAAGCGCGTGTATCTGGTGCTGGAGCTGGCTCTGCGCGGAGACCTGCTGGAGCACATCAACGCCGTGTCCCACAGCAAGGGCACCCCAGGCCTGTCGGAGGAGGAGGCCCGCGGCATCTTCCAGCAGATAGTCGGCGCCGTCAAGCACTGCCACAGTAACCACATCGTGCACAG AGACCTGAAATGTGAAAATATCCTTCTGGATGCGGGAGGCTTTGTCAAGCTGacag ATTTTGGCTTTGCAAACAGCTACAGAGACAAGCACGTGTTGATGAGCACATTCTGTGGCTCCGTGGCCTACACTGCTCCAGAGATCCTGATGTCCCACAAGTACATTGGAGAGATGGCTGACCTGTGGAGCTT AGGAGTGATTCTGTATGCAATGGTAACCGGGAAGCTACCATACCAAGAGAAGAACCCCAGGAAACTGGTTCAGCTGTTCAGGAAGGAGTTGCCTTTCCACACACCTGTCTCCTCAG CCTGTCAGGACCTGATCGTGAGACTGCTGCAGTGGCAGCCCTCAGCCCGGCTGCCTCTTGACCAGGTCAGCCGGCACCCGTGGATGTCTCCCCCTTCCACGACTGACCTTCCCTGCAAGCTGCGTGCCACAAAGAGTGACATCACGGACAGGAACAAGACTCCGGAGAACAAGTTCCGGAATG CGTCTCCCGCAGCCAAGGCAGGCAGCACTTGCCGGTCGGGACCTGGCACACCGATCCCCGGGACCACGCCTTTCACGCGGAGCAACACCGCCCTCGCCGAGGGGCCCCGGAGGGTCCCGGGCGGCCGCCGTCTGGGGGCCAGCAGCGCAGACGGCCGTCGGCCCCTGCCGAAGAGAGAGGACCGGGGAGAGGAgccggcggcggtggcggcggcggcggccagcGGCACGGAAAGCCCCTACCGTCTCCTGCTGAGGCCCACGGTGGACCAGGTCAGCAACCCCAACCAGCTCTTCTTCACCCGGCCGCCGCCGAGGCCGCCCATGGTGGCCAAGCCCTTCCACAATCTGCCCAACTTCCGCAAGCCCGGCCACATGCCTCCCCACGAGCTCGGCAATCACAAGCAGCTGTACAAGCCCTCGGAGAAGCTGCCTCAGAGCAAGAGGCCGCCCCGAACTCCCATGAAAATCCCCACTATGGGATTCTAG